A region from the Cervus elaphus chromosome 10, mCerEla1.1, whole genome shotgun sequence genome encodes:
- the PRM3 gene encoding protamine-3, producing the protein MGSRCAKIGMGHSRGHEYSMKKLVACVSQDNFSLSSEGEEEEEGEEEEEEEEEEEGEEEELPVQGKLLLMEAGQQEEGAEDTDSGAQQSPEPKQTRS; encoded by the coding sequence ATGGGTTCCCGCTGTGCCAAGATTGGCATGGGCCACAGCCGGGGCCACGAATACTCCATGAAGAAGCTCGTGGCCTGCGTGAGCCAGGATAACTTCTCCTTGTCATCGGagggcgaggaggaggaggagggcgaggaggaggaagaggaggaggaggaggaggagggagaagaggaggagctcccagtgcagggcaaGCTGCTGCTGATGGAGGCCGGGCAGCAGGAGGAAGGGGCCGAAGACACCGACTCGGGGGCCCAgcagagccccgagcccaagcagACACGCTCCTGA
- the PRM2 gene encoding protamine-2 isoform X1 encodes MVRCRVKSPTESPPGEQGSGQQGETERPDQARELRPEDIPVYGRTHRGRYHYRHRSHTRRRPCRRRRRRACRHRRRRRGAAGPPCAPIPGTPQASRPGLRLPKDEEKEEEMRKAALSFPGPTRKSHLPGSTSQDHSKSPLEPTRS; translated from the exons ATGGTCCGATGCCGCGTGAAGAGTCCGACTGAAAGTCCACCCGGGGAGCAGGGCTCCGGGCAGCAGGGCGAGACAGAGCGCCCGGATCAGGCGCGGGAGCTGAGGCCGGAGGACATCCCGGTCTACGGGAGGACTCACAGAGGCCGCTACCACTACAGACACAGGAGCCACACGCGGCGGCGCCCCTGCAGGAGGCGCCGGAGACGGGCCTGCAGGCACAGGAGGCGCCGCAGAGGTGCGGCGGGCCCCCCCTGCGCTCCCATCCCCGGCACCCCCCAGGCCTCCAGGCCAGGGCTCAG GCTGCCGAAggatgaagagaaggaggaggagatgcGGAAGGCAGCTCTAAGCTTCCCTGGGCCTACCAGAAAGAGTCACCTGCCAGGAAGCACCTCACAAGACCATAGCAAATCCCCCTTGGAGCCCACGAGATCTTGA
- the PRM2 gene encoding protamine-2 isoform X2 — protein MVRCRVKSPTESPPGEQGSGQQGETERPDQARELRPEDIPVYGRTHRGRYHYRHRSHTRRRPCRRRRRRACRHRRRRRGCRRMKRRRRRCGRQL, from the exons ATGGTCCGATGCCGCGTGAAGAGTCCGACTGAAAGTCCACCCGGGGAGCAGGGCTCCGGGCAGCAGGGCGAGACAGAGCGCCCGGATCAGGCGCGGGAGCTGAGGCCGGAGGACATCCCGGTCTACGGGAGGACTCACAGAGGCCGCTACCACTACAGACACAGGAGCCACACGCGGCGGCGCCCCTGCAGGAGGCGCCGGAGACGGGCCTGCAGGCACAGGAGGCGCCGCAGAG GCTGCCGAAggatgaagagaaggaggaggagatgcGGAAGGCAGCTCTAA